AAGACAGTTGCTTTCCGGCAGGAGACAGGCGGGACAATATGCTGATGTGGGTGATCCGCAGGACGAGGTTCGCGCACGGTGGTCGAGGCGCATGGGGCGCTTGCTTCGCGCACGGTCTTCGCCGTCAGTCCGCTGGTGCGCCGCGGAGCCCTGGGTTTTGCTCCAGCTCGATCATGCGGTCGACCATCGCCGTCGGCAGGGGCAGTGCTTTACCGGCGGCATAATCGACCCAGACGCAGACGCTGGCCCCGTCGGCCACGACCGCGCCATCTTCGGCATCGACCAGGCGATAGCTGAGCGTGAACGAGCGATCTTTAATCTGGGTGACGTTGGCCGTGACGTGCACGGTCCCGGGATATCGCAATTGGCGGCGGAAATTCAGGTTCGCCGCGACCATGCCCGGCCCGTCGGTAGGTTGGCGCTGAAAGTTGCGCAAGCCCAGGGCCTCGAAATAGGCCATCCGCGCCGATTCGCAGTACTGGAAATAGATGATGTTATTGACGTGCCCGAGCGAATCCATGTCGCCCCAGCGGATCGGGCACACGACGGTCACGCCCGGTGTCTGCGATTGCTCGGCTGCCAAC
This Pirellulales bacterium DNA region includes the following protein-coding sequences:
- a CDS encoding acyl-CoA thioesterase — encoded protein: MAAEQSQTPGVTVVCPIRWGDMDSLGHVNNIIYFQYCESARMAYFEALGLRNFQRQPTDGPGMVAANLNFRRQLRYPGTVHVTANVTQIKDRSFTLSYRLVDAEDGAVVADGASVCVWVDYAAGKALPLPTAMVDRMIELEQNPGLRGAPAD